The following coding sequences lie in one Saccopteryx bilineata isolate mSacBil1 chromosome 5, mSacBil1_pri_phased_curated, whole genome shotgun sequence genomic window:
- the SH3BP2 gene encoding SH3 domain-binding protein 2 isoform X2, whose translation MAGAGLRPRSWGRREVCAGGEAAWAPGPGPCRCAQGRRKPVMPAAWTPFMAAEEMHWPVPMKAIGAQNLLTMPGGVTKAGYLHKKGGTQLQLLKWPLRFVIIHKRCIYYFKSSTSASPQGAFSLSGYNRVMRAAEETTSNNVFPFKIVHISKKHRTWFFSASSEDERKSWMALLRREIGYLHEKKELPPDTSDSSSDTDSFYGAIERPVDISLSPYPTDNEDYEHDDEDDSYLEPDCPEPWKPEDSLTHPPAYPPPPVPTPRKPAFSDVPRAHSFTSKGLGPLLPPPPPKRGLPDTGPTPEDSKRDQLGLRRVEPCPRVPATPRRMSDPPTGSLPNLPNLWKPPCFPESPSPSPEPRVPSHGAGSASLAAGTSRHCDKLKSFHLSPRGPPIPEPPPVPANKPKFLMKAEEGPLREVARPGLFVPPVGPRPPALKLPTPEATARSAVPSRPEKPSLPQLQRSPPDGQSFRSFSFEKPRLPSQTEALQADTGGKDSDEDYEKVPLPSSVFINTTESYEVERLFKATSPRGEPQDGLYCIRNSSTKSGKVLVVWDETSNKVRNYRIFEKDSKFYLEGEVLFVGVGSLVEHYHTHLLPGHQSLLLQHPYGYAGPR comes from the exons CTTCATGGCGGCTGAGGAGATGCACTGGCCTGTCCCCATGAAGGCCATTGGTGCCCAGAACCTGCTAACCATGCCGGGGGGTGTGACCAAGGCTGGCTACCTGCACAAGAAGGGTGGCACCCAGCTGCAGTTGCTCAAAT GGCCTCTGCGCTTTGTCATCATCCACAAGCGATGTATCTACTACTTCAAGAGCAGCACGTCTGCATCCCCGCAGGGCGCCTTCTCGCTGAGCGGCTACAACCG GGTGATGCGGGCTGCCGAGGAGACGACATCGAACAACGTCTTCCCCTTCAAGATCGTCCACATCAGCAAGAAGCACCGTACCTGGTTCTTCTCGGCCTCCTCTGAGGACGAGCGCAAG AGCTGGATGGCCTTGCTGCGCAGGGAGATCGGCTACCTCCACGAGAAGAAGGAGCTGCCTCCGGACACCAG TGACTCCAGCTCGGACACAGACAGTTTCTATGGTGCCATCGAGCGGCCTGTGGACATCAGCCTCTCTCCGTACCCCACGGACAACGAAG ACTACGAGCATGATGACGAGGACGACTCGTACTTGGAGCCTGACTGCCCTGAGCCCTGGAAGCCCGAGG ACAGCCTGACGCACCCGCCAGCctaccccccgccccccgtgCCCACGCCCAGGAAGCCGGCCTTCTCTGATGTGCCCCGGGCCCACTCCTTTACCTCCAAGGGCCTGGGCCCTCTGCTGCCACCCCCGCCCCCTAAGCGTGGCCTCCCGGATACTGGTCCAACTCCTGAGGACTCCAAGAGGGACCAGCTGGGCCTGAGGCGGGTGGAGCCTTGCCCCAGGGTGCCTGCCACCCCCCGGAGGATGAGTGACCCTCCAACGGGCAGCCTGCCCAATTTGCCCAACCTCTGGAAACCCCCTTGCTTCCCTgagagccccagccccagcccagagccCCGGGTCCCCAGCCATGGGGCCGGCTCTGCCAGCTTGGCCGCGGGCACCTCCAGGCACTGTGATAAACTCAAGTCCTTCCACCTGTCCCCCCGGGGGCCGCCCATACCCGAGCCCCCGCCGGTGCCAGCCAACAAGCCCAAATTCCTGATGAAGGCTGAGGAGGGCCCCCTGAGGGAGGTCGCCAGGCCTGGACTCTTTGTGCCCCCGGTGGGCCCCCGGCCTCCAGCCCTGAAGCTGCCCACGCCGGAGGCCACAGCGCGGTCTGCAGTCCCTTCCAGGCCAGAGAAGCCATCCCTCCCTCAGCTCCA GCGATCACCCCCCGATGGGCAGAGTTTCAGGAGCTTCTCCTTTGAAAAACCCCGTCTGCCCTCGCAGACTGAGGCTCTGCAGGCCGACACTGGTGGGAAGGACTCTGACGAGGACTATGAGAAG GTGCCACTGCCCAGCTCAGTCTTTATTAATACCACAGAGTCCTATGAGGTGGAGAG GCTGTTCAAAGCCACGAGCCCTCGGGGGGAGCCCCAAGACGGACTGTACTGCATCCGCAACTCCTCCACCAAGTCTGGGAAG GTTTTGGTCGTGTGGGATGAAACCTCCAACAAAGTGAGGAACTACCGCATTTTTGAGAAG GACTCTAAATTCTACTTGGAGGGCGAGGTCCTGTTTGTGGGCGTGGGCAGCCTGGTGGAGCACTACCACACGCACCTGCTGCCCGGCCACCAGAGCCTGCTGCTGCAGCACCCCTATGGCTACGCTGGGCCCAGGTGA
- the SH3BP2 gene encoding SH3 domain-binding protein 2 isoform X1 codes for MELLADSRAGAPGGGAGSRRQDAEPVGREQHFGGLALGPGLALLAGSHPLCFMAAEEMHWPVPMKAIGAQNLLTMPGGVTKAGYLHKKGGTQLQLLKWPLRFVIIHKRCIYYFKSSTSASPQGAFSLSGYNRVMRAAEETTSNNVFPFKIVHISKKHRTWFFSASSEDERKSWMALLRREIGYLHEKKELPPDTSDSSSDTDSFYGAIERPVDISLSPYPTDNEDYEHDDEDDSYLEPDCPEPWKPEDSLTHPPAYPPPPVPTPRKPAFSDVPRAHSFTSKGLGPLLPPPPPKRGLPDTGPTPEDSKRDQLGLRRVEPCPRVPATPRRMSDPPTGSLPNLPNLWKPPCFPESPSPSPEPRVPSHGAGSASLAAGTSRHCDKLKSFHLSPRGPPIPEPPPVPANKPKFLMKAEEGPLREVARPGLFVPPVGPRPPALKLPTPEATARSAVPSRPEKPSLPQLQRSPPDGQSFRSFSFEKPRLPSQTEALQADTGGKDSDEDYEKVPLPSSVFINTTESYEVERLFKATSPRGEPQDGLYCIRNSSTKSGKVLVVWDETSNKVRNYRIFEKDSKFYLEGEVLFVGVGSLVEHYHTHLLPGHQSLLLQHPYGYAGPR; via the exons CTTCATGGCGGCTGAGGAGATGCACTGGCCTGTCCCCATGAAGGCCATTGGTGCCCAGAACCTGCTAACCATGCCGGGGGGTGTGACCAAGGCTGGCTACCTGCACAAGAAGGGTGGCACCCAGCTGCAGTTGCTCAAAT GGCCTCTGCGCTTTGTCATCATCCACAAGCGATGTATCTACTACTTCAAGAGCAGCACGTCTGCATCCCCGCAGGGCGCCTTCTCGCTGAGCGGCTACAACCG GGTGATGCGGGCTGCCGAGGAGACGACATCGAACAACGTCTTCCCCTTCAAGATCGTCCACATCAGCAAGAAGCACCGTACCTGGTTCTTCTCGGCCTCCTCTGAGGACGAGCGCAAG AGCTGGATGGCCTTGCTGCGCAGGGAGATCGGCTACCTCCACGAGAAGAAGGAGCTGCCTCCGGACACCAG TGACTCCAGCTCGGACACAGACAGTTTCTATGGTGCCATCGAGCGGCCTGTGGACATCAGCCTCTCTCCGTACCCCACGGACAACGAAG ACTACGAGCATGATGACGAGGACGACTCGTACTTGGAGCCTGACTGCCCTGAGCCCTGGAAGCCCGAGG ACAGCCTGACGCACCCGCCAGCctaccccccgccccccgtgCCCACGCCCAGGAAGCCGGCCTTCTCTGATGTGCCCCGGGCCCACTCCTTTACCTCCAAGGGCCTGGGCCCTCTGCTGCCACCCCCGCCCCCTAAGCGTGGCCTCCCGGATACTGGTCCAACTCCTGAGGACTCCAAGAGGGACCAGCTGGGCCTGAGGCGGGTGGAGCCTTGCCCCAGGGTGCCTGCCACCCCCCGGAGGATGAGTGACCCTCCAACGGGCAGCCTGCCCAATTTGCCCAACCTCTGGAAACCCCCTTGCTTCCCTgagagccccagccccagcccagagccCCGGGTCCCCAGCCATGGGGCCGGCTCTGCCAGCTTGGCCGCGGGCACCTCCAGGCACTGTGATAAACTCAAGTCCTTCCACCTGTCCCCCCGGGGGCCGCCCATACCCGAGCCCCCGCCGGTGCCAGCCAACAAGCCCAAATTCCTGATGAAGGCTGAGGAGGGCCCCCTGAGGGAGGTCGCCAGGCCTGGACTCTTTGTGCCCCCGGTGGGCCCCCGGCCTCCAGCCCTGAAGCTGCCCACGCCGGAGGCCACAGCGCGGTCTGCAGTCCCTTCCAGGCCAGAGAAGCCATCCCTCCCTCAGCTCCA GCGATCACCCCCCGATGGGCAGAGTTTCAGGAGCTTCTCCTTTGAAAAACCCCGTCTGCCCTCGCAGACTGAGGCTCTGCAGGCCGACACTGGTGGGAAGGACTCTGACGAGGACTATGAGAAG GTGCCACTGCCCAGCTCAGTCTTTATTAATACCACAGAGTCCTATGAGGTGGAGAG GCTGTTCAAAGCCACGAGCCCTCGGGGGGAGCCCCAAGACGGACTGTACTGCATCCGCAACTCCTCCACCAAGTCTGGGAAG GTTTTGGTCGTGTGGGATGAAACCTCCAACAAAGTGAGGAACTACCGCATTTTTGAGAAG GACTCTAAATTCTACTTGGAGGGCGAGGTCCTGTTTGTGGGCGTGGGCAGCCTGGTGGAGCACTACCACACGCACCTGCTGCCCGGCCACCAGAGCCTGCTGCTGCAGCACCCCTATGGCTACGCTGGGCCCAGGTGA
- the SH3BP2 gene encoding SH3 domain-binding protein 2 isoform X4, with amino-acid sequence MADLGARTSAAHPFPGRRRAMCWVSAISFMAAEEMHWPVPMKAIGAQNLLTMPGGVTKAGYLHKKGGTQLQLLKWPLRFVIIHKRCIYYFKSSTSASPQGAFSLSGYNRVMRAAEETTSNNVFPFKIVHISKKHRTWFFSASSEDERKSWMALLRREIGYLHEKKELPPDTSDSSSDTDSFYGAIERPVDISLSPYPTDNEDYEHDDEDDSYLEPDCPEPWKPEDSLTHPPAYPPPPVPTPRKPAFSDVPRAHSFTSKGLGPLLPPPPPKRGLPDTGPTPEDSKRDQLGLRRVEPCPRVPATPRRMSDPPTGSLPNLPNLWKPPCFPESPSPSPEPRVPSHGAGSASLAAGTSRHCDKLKSFHLSPRGPPIPEPPPVPANKPKFLMKAEEGPLREVARPGLFVPPVGPRPPALKLPTPEATARSAVPSRPEKPSLPQLQRSPPDGQSFRSFSFEKPRLPSQTEALQADTGGKDSDEDYEKVPLPSSVFINTTESYEVERLFKATSPRGEPQDGLYCIRNSSTKSGKVLVVWDETSNKVRNYRIFEKDSKFYLEGEVLFVGVGSLVEHYHTHLLPGHQSLLLQHPYGYAGPR; translated from the exons CTTCATGGCGGCTGAGGAGATGCACTGGCCTGTCCCCATGAAGGCCATTGGTGCCCAGAACCTGCTAACCATGCCGGGGGGTGTGACCAAGGCTGGCTACCTGCACAAGAAGGGTGGCACCCAGCTGCAGTTGCTCAAAT GGCCTCTGCGCTTTGTCATCATCCACAAGCGATGTATCTACTACTTCAAGAGCAGCACGTCTGCATCCCCGCAGGGCGCCTTCTCGCTGAGCGGCTACAACCG GGTGATGCGGGCTGCCGAGGAGACGACATCGAACAACGTCTTCCCCTTCAAGATCGTCCACATCAGCAAGAAGCACCGTACCTGGTTCTTCTCGGCCTCCTCTGAGGACGAGCGCAAG AGCTGGATGGCCTTGCTGCGCAGGGAGATCGGCTACCTCCACGAGAAGAAGGAGCTGCCTCCGGACACCAG TGACTCCAGCTCGGACACAGACAGTTTCTATGGTGCCATCGAGCGGCCTGTGGACATCAGCCTCTCTCCGTACCCCACGGACAACGAAG ACTACGAGCATGATGACGAGGACGACTCGTACTTGGAGCCTGACTGCCCTGAGCCCTGGAAGCCCGAGG ACAGCCTGACGCACCCGCCAGCctaccccccgccccccgtgCCCACGCCCAGGAAGCCGGCCTTCTCTGATGTGCCCCGGGCCCACTCCTTTACCTCCAAGGGCCTGGGCCCTCTGCTGCCACCCCCGCCCCCTAAGCGTGGCCTCCCGGATACTGGTCCAACTCCTGAGGACTCCAAGAGGGACCAGCTGGGCCTGAGGCGGGTGGAGCCTTGCCCCAGGGTGCCTGCCACCCCCCGGAGGATGAGTGACCCTCCAACGGGCAGCCTGCCCAATTTGCCCAACCTCTGGAAACCCCCTTGCTTCCCTgagagccccagccccagcccagagccCCGGGTCCCCAGCCATGGGGCCGGCTCTGCCAGCTTGGCCGCGGGCACCTCCAGGCACTGTGATAAACTCAAGTCCTTCCACCTGTCCCCCCGGGGGCCGCCCATACCCGAGCCCCCGCCGGTGCCAGCCAACAAGCCCAAATTCCTGATGAAGGCTGAGGAGGGCCCCCTGAGGGAGGTCGCCAGGCCTGGACTCTTTGTGCCCCCGGTGGGCCCCCGGCCTCCAGCCCTGAAGCTGCCCACGCCGGAGGCCACAGCGCGGTCTGCAGTCCCTTCCAGGCCAGAGAAGCCATCCCTCCCTCAGCTCCA GCGATCACCCCCCGATGGGCAGAGTTTCAGGAGCTTCTCCTTTGAAAAACCCCGTCTGCCCTCGCAGACTGAGGCTCTGCAGGCCGACACTGGTGGGAAGGACTCTGACGAGGACTATGAGAAG GTGCCACTGCCCAGCTCAGTCTTTATTAATACCACAGAGTCCTATGAGGTGGAGAG GCTGTTCAAAGCCACGAGCCCTCGGGGGGAGCCCCAAGACGGACTGTACTGCATCCGCAACTCCTCCACCAAGTCTGGGAAG GTTTTGGTCGTGTGGGATGAAACCTCCAACAAAGTGAGGAACTACCGCATTTTTGAGAAG GACTCTAAATTCTACTTGGAGGGCGAGGTCCTGTTTGTGGGCGTGGGCAGCCTGGTGGAGCACTACCACACGCACCTGCTGCCCGGCCACCAGAGCCTGCTGCTGCAGCACCCCTATGGCTACGCTGGGCCCAGGTGA
- the SH3BP2 gene encoding SH3 domain-binding protein 2 isoform X3: protein MELLADSRAGAPGGGAGSRRQDAEPVGREQHFGGFMAAEEMHWPVPMKAIGAQNLLTMPGGVTKAGYLHKKGGTQLQLLKWPLRFVIIHKRCIYYFKSSTSASPQGAFSLSGYNRVMRAAEETTSNNVFPFKIVHISKKHRTWFFSASSEDERKSWMALLRREIGYLHEKKELPPDTSDSSSDTDSFYGAIERPVDISLSPYPTDNEDYEHDDEDDSYLEPDCPEPWKPEDSLTHPPAYPPPPVPTPRKPAFSDVPRAHSFTSKGLGPLLPPPPPKRGLPDTGPTPEDSKRDQLGLRRVEPCPRVPATPRRMSDPPTGSLPNLPNLWKPPCFPESPSPSPEPRVPSHGAGSASLAAGTSRHCDKLKSFHLSPRGPPIPEPPPVPANKPKFLMKAEEGPLREVARPGLFVPPVGPRPPALKLPTPEATARSAVPSRPEKPSLPQLQRSPPDGQSFRSFSFEKPRLPSQTEALQADTGGKDSDEDYEKVPLPSSVFINTTESYEVERLFKATSPRGEPQDGLYCIRNSSTKSGKVLVVWDETSNKVRNYRIFEKDSKFYLEGEVLFVGVGSLVEHYHTHLLPGHQSLLLQHPYGYAGPR, encoded by the exons CTTCATGGCGGCTGAGGAGATGCACTGGCCTGTCCCCATGAAGGCCATTGGTGCCCAGAACCTGCTAACCATGCCGGGGGGTGTGACCAAGGCTGGCTACCTGCACAAGAAGGGTGGCACCCAGCTGCAGTTGCTCAAAT GGCCTCTGCGCTTTGTCATCATCCACAAGCGATGTATCTACTACTTCAAGAGCAGCACGTCTGCATCCCCGCAGGGCGCCTTCTCGCTGAGCGGCTACAACCG GGTGATGCGGGCTGCCGAGGAGACGACATCGAACAACGTCTTCCCCTTCAAGATCGTCCACATCAGCAAGAAGCACCGTACCTGGTTCTTCTCGGCCTCCTCTGAGGACGAGCGCAAG AGCTGGATGGCCTTGCTGCGCAGGGAGATCGGCTACCTCCACGAGAAGAAGGAGCTGCCTCCGGACACCAG TGACTCCAGCTCGGACACAGACAGTTTCTATGGTGCCATCGAGCGGCCTGTGGACATCAGCCTCTCTCCGTACCCCACGGACAACGAAG ACTACGAGCATGATGACGAGGACGACTCGTACTTGGAGCCTGACTGCCCTGAGCCCTGGAAGCCCGAGG ACAGCCTGACGCACCCGCCAGCctaccccccgccccccgtgCCCACGCCCAGGAAGCCGGCCTTCTCTGATGTGCCCCGGGCCCACTCCTTTACCTCCAAGGGCCTGGGCCCTCTGCTGCCACCCCCGCCCCCTAAGCGTGGCCTCCCGGATACTGGTCCAACTCCTGAGGACTCCAAGAGGGACCAGCTGGGCCTGAGGCGGGTGGAGCCTTGCCCCAGGGTGCCTGCCACCCCCCGGAGGATGAGTGACCCTCCAACGGGCAGCCTGCCCAATTTGCCCAACCTCTGGAAACCCCCTTGCTTCCCTgagagccccagccccagcccagagccCCGGGTCCCCAGCCATGGGGCCGGCTCTGCCAGCTTGGCCGCGGGCACCTCCAGGCACTGTGATAAACTCAAGTCCTTCCACCTGTCCCCCCGGGGGCCGCCCATACCCGAGCCCCCGCCGGTGCCAGCCAACAAGCCCAAATTCCTGATGAAGGCTGAGGAGGGCCCCCTGAGGGAGGTCGCCAGGCCTGGACTCTTTGTGCCCCCGGTGGGCCCCCGGCCTCCAGCCCTGAAGCTGCCCACGCCGGAGGCCACAGCGCGGTCTGCAGTCCCTTCCAGGCCAGAGAAGCCATCCCTCCCTCAGCTCCA GCGATCACCCCCCGATGGGCAGAGTTTCAGGAGCTTCTCCTTTGAAAAACCCCGTCTGCCCTCGCAGACTGAGGCTCTGCAGGCCGACACTGGTGGGAAGGACTCTGACGAGGACTATGAGAAG GTGCCACTGCCCAGCTCAGTCTTTATTAATACCACAGAGTCCTATGAGGTGGAGAG GCTGTTCAAAGCCACGAGCCCTCGGGGGGAGCCCCAAGACGGACTGTACTGCATCCGCAACTCCTCCACCAAGTCTGGGAAG GTTTTGGTCGTGTGGGATGAAACCTCCAACAAAGTGAGGAACTACCGCATTTTTGAGAAG GACTCTAAATTCTACTTGGAGGGCGAGGTCCTGTTTGTGGGCGTGGGCAGCCTGGTGGAGCACTACCACACGCACCTGCTGCCCGGCCACCAGAGCCTGCTGCTGCAGCACCCCTATGGCTACGCTGGGCCCAGGTGA
- the SH3BP2 gene encoding SH3 domain-binding protein 2 isoform X5, whose amino-acid sequence MAAEEMHWPVPMKAIGAQNLLTMPGGVTKAGYLHKKGGTQLQLLKWPLRFVIIHKRCIYYFKSSTSASPQGAFSLSGYNRVMRAAEETTSNNVFPFKIVHISKKHRTWFFSASSEDERKSWMALLRREIGYLHEKKELPPDTSDSSSDTDSFYGAIERPVDISLSPYPTDNEDYEHDDEDDSYLEPDCPEPWKPEDSLTHPPAYPPPPVPTPRKPAFSDVPRAHSFTSKGLGPLLPPPPPKRGLPDTGPTPEDSKRDQLGLRRVEPCPRVPATPRRMSDPPTGSLPNLPNLWKPPCFPESPSPSPEPRVPSHGAGSASLAAGTSRHCDKLKSFHLSPRGPPIPEPPPVPANKPKFLMKAEEGPLREVARPGLFVPPVGPRPPALKLPTPEATARSAVPSRPEKPSLPQLQRSPPDGQSFRSFSFEKPRLPSQTEALQADTGGKDSDEDYEKVPLPSSVFINTTESYEVERLFKATSPRGEPQDGLYCIRNSSTKSGKVLVVWDETSNKVRNYRIFEKDSKFYLEGEVLFVGVGSLVEHYHTHLLPGHQSLLLQHPYGYAGPR is encoded by the exons ATGGCGGCTGAGGAGATGCACTGGCCTGTCCCCATGAAGGCCATTGGTGCCCAGAACCTGCTAACCATGCCGGGGGGTGTGACCAAGGCTGGCTACCTGCACAAGAAGGGTGGCACCCAGCTGCAGTTGCTCAAAT GGCCTCTGCGCTTTGTCATCATCCACAAGCGATGTATCTACTACTTCAAGAGCAGCACGTCTGCATCCCCGCAGGGCGCCTTCTCGCTGAGCGGCTACAACCG GGTGATGCGGGCTGCCGAGGAGACGACATCGAACAACGTCTTCCCCTTCAAGATCGTCCACATCAGCAAGAAGCACCGTACCTGGTTCTTCTCGGCCTCCTCTGAGGACGAGCGCAAG AGCTGGATGGCCTTGCTGCGCAGGGAGATCGGCTACCTCCACGAGAAGAAGGAGCTGCCTCCGGACACCAG TGACTCCAGCTCGGACACAGACAGTTTCTATGGTGCCATCGAGCGGCCTGTGGACATCAGCCTCTCTCCGTACCCCACGGACAACGAAG ACTACGAGCATGATGACGAGGACGACTCGTACTTGGAGCCTGACTGCCCTGAGCCCTGGAAGCCCGAGG ACAGCCTGACGCACCCGCCAGCctaccccccgccccccgtgCCCACGCCCAGGAAGCCGGCCTTCTCTGATGTGCCCCGGGCCCACTCCTTTACCTCCAAGGGCCTGGGCCCTCTGCTGCCACCCCCGCCCCCTAAGCGTGGCCTCCCGGATACTGGTCCAACTCCTGAGGACTCCAAGAGGGACCAGCTGGGCCTGAGGCGGGTGGAGCCTTGCCCCAGGGTGCCTGCCACCCCCCGGAGGATGAGTGACCCTCCAACGGGCAGCCTGCCCAATTTGCCCAACCTCTGGAAACCCCCTTGCTTCCCTgagagccccagccccagcccagagccCCGGGTCCCCAGCCATGGGGCCGGCTCTGCCAGCTTGGCCGCGGGCACCTCCAGGCACTGTGATAAACTCAAGTCCTTCCACCTGTCCCCCCGGGGGCCGCCCATACCCGAGCCCCCGCCGGTGCCAGCCAACAAGCCCAAATTCCTGATGAAGGCTGAGGAGGGCCCCCTGAGGGAGGTCGCCAGGCCTGGACTCTTTGTGCCCCCGGTGGGCCCCCGGCCTCCAGCCCTGAAGCTGCCCACGCCGGAGGCCACAGCGCGGTCTGCAGTCCCTTCCAGGCCAGAGAAGCCATCCCTCCCTCAGCTCCA GCGATCACCCCCCGATGGGCAGAGTTTCAGGAGCTTCTCCTTTGAAAAACCCCGTCTGCCCTCGCAGACTGAGGCTCTGCAGGCCGACACTGGTGGGAAGGACTCTGACGAGGACTATGAGAAG GTGCCACTGCCCAGCTCAGTCTTTATTAATACCACAGAGTCCTATGAGGTGGAGAG GCTGTTCAAAGCCACGAGCCCTCGGGGGGAGCCCCAAGACGGACTGTACTGCATCCGCAACTCCTCCACCAAGTCTGGGAAG GTTTTGGTCGTGTGGGATGAAACCTCCAACAAAGTGAGGAACTACCGCATTTTTGAGAAG GACTCTAAATTCTACTTGGAGGGCGAGGTCCTGTTTGTGGGCGTGGGCAGCCTGGTGGAGCACTACCACACGCACCTGCTGCCCGGCCACCAGAGCCTGCTGCTGCAGCACCCCTATGGCTACGCTGGGCCCAGGTGA